CGCTTTGATGGCGCATCTGCTGTGGATAAGTCGCTCAATGGCAGAAGTCCGTTTAGTGCTCGTCGTGTGTTTACTCGGCACTGCTGTCGACAGCCTGCTGCTCAATGCCGGGGTTTTCGTCTTCAAGCAACCTGGCTTTTTGATTCCGTTCTGGCTGGTTGTGTTGTGGGCATTACTGGCCATCACCTTGAACCATTGCTGGCCTGGACGGCCAAGCCTTTGTGGCGCGCCATTTTGCTGGGGGCTATCAGTGGGCCGTTGTCGTATTACGCCGGGCAGCGGTGGGAGCGGTGCAGTTCCCTTTGGGCTGTGCGACACTGGCCGGGTTGAGCCTGTTGTGGGCGGGGTTGTTTCCATTGCTGAACGCCTGTAGCCGCTACCGCAGGCTGCGATAAGGGCCGCATGATTTCAGCCGTGGGAGCGAGCCTGCTCGCGAACAACCTTCGCGAGCAGGCTCGCTCCCACGGGGTCAGCTGCTAGAAAGGCCCTTGAACGGCAACCTGGTTTCTATAAAAAAATCTGCGTTCATCAGCACATTCACACCTGACGGCGGCTCTGCCTTACACTGCGCGCCTATGACCAACATCCCCCTGACCGAAATCAACGAACCCGCCGTCACCTGTTCGACGTGTGCGGCGTGCTGCTGCCAACTGGAAGTGATGCTCATCACCGACACCGGCGTGCCCGAGCGCTTTATCGACAACGACGATTGGGGCGGTGAGGTCATGCTGCGTCTGGACGATGGCTGGTGTGCGGCGTTGGACCGCAACACCATGATGTGCACCATCTATGAGAAACGCCCGCTGATTTGCCGTGAATTCGAAATGGGCGAGGTCGAATGCCTCAACGAACGCCAGGGCATTGAGACGGCGTATCGCTGAACACACAAACCGTATCGTCTGTGTCGCCCAACCCAGCTCCCACAAAGACTTCGCCAGACCTGTCGCGGTCCTACAGCGGCATCGTGTAATGCAGCGCATAGCTTTCTACGCCGTCATTGGTGCTGGAAATGCCCGCATTGGAGTAGTGAGTCGCACGAATCCCGACCTCATGCCCACCCGCAAAGCGCAAACCGAAACCCAGGCGGTCCTCAAACTGGAAAGCCGTTCCCAGCCGGTTGCCTTCGATTTCAGTGTGCGAGAACAACGCAACCCCGATCCCGGCCTCTATATAGGGGTTAATCTTTTCACCGGCAAATTCGTACACAAATACGGGCGAGAACGACAGGCTGTTGCTCGCGGATGACTTGTCACCTTCCCAGTAGGTGTAAGCCCCGTCCCAGTATCCGGTCAGACGCCCCGTATCGCTTTGCATCCAGCTTTTGCCCCAATCGGACTTCAAGCCCAGACGATAAGTCATGGTCGATTCGGCGGTATGCCCCACCCCAAATTCAATCCCGGCGGCTTGCGCCGTATAGCTCTGCCCAGTGCAGCGGCGGCAAACGCAGCCAAACAAAAAAGTCGCTTCACAGGAAAAGTCCTTTTTCATAGGTATCTGTCAGTTGTTGTGTGCTTCAGCAAGCAGACGTCATAGCGCTGATATCAGATTTTTTACAGTCCGAAGCTTCGCACAACGCCAGATTTATTCCACAGCACAGGCAGGATTTTTCCTAAGTGTTCAGGCGAAGCGCTGGTCCAGAACTGTGGTTCGCGGGATGGGCC
This genomic stretch from Pseudomonas deceptionensis harbors:
- a CDS encoding YkgJ family cysteine cluster protein, which produces MTNIPLTEINEPAVTCSTCAACCCQLEVMLITDTGVPERFIDNDDWGGEVMLRLDDGWCAALDRNTMMCTIYEKRPLICREFEMGEVECLNERQGIETAYR